In Solanum lycopersicum chromosome 5, SLM_r2.1, the following are encoded in one genomic region:
- the LOC101259635 gene encoding uncharacterized protein isoform X1 — protein MSLTEFAMVEELAFLIKDNLPCKHLILSMEETLVNFLLDDTSSDGILELEPTNPYNRLLLHRLADIFGFSHQSVGEGEERHLVLERCSDTSIPSILISDLLWQYDELQSPRTVDVIYRRKESSEGSKVEDTPIPIINLSLEEREEAYMAARKRIFSVDQGETRQCMKDRPQKDPTVARRMIAHALGQRTRPANVEIQHANAEQCEEQSKDVNIPYKKEGLTNLGKQICTEVKTPATKYPGSGGKPKNNTSNGSRSPHMKKNTPKNIDGTGSSTPVKTDVKVHKDSIREEHIGAAKRIFANALGFAREGNPK, from the exons GTAGAGGAACTGGCCTTTCTTATCAAAGATAATCTTCCTTGCAAGCATCTTATCCTATCTATGGAGGAGACCCTAGTCAATTTCCTTCTCGATGATACCAG TTCTGATGGAATCTTGGAGCTTGAACCAACAAATCCATATAACCGCCTTCTCTTACATCGTCTGGCTGATATTTTTGG GTTttctcatcaatcagttggtgAAGGGGAAGAACGGCACTTGGTCTTGGAGCGTTGCTCAGATACATCAAT ACCTTCCATTCTCATTAGTGATCTCCTTTGGCAGTATGACGAACTCCAGTCTCCAAGGACTGTAGATGTGATatatagaagaaaagaaagttcAGAAG GGTCAAAGGTAGAAGACACACCAATACCAATCATTAACCTTTCGCTTGAGGAGAGGGAAGAAGCTTATATGGCTGCCCGGAAACGGATTTTTTCTGTTGATCAAGGCGAGACTAGACAATGTATGAAGGATAGACCTCAAAAAGATCCTACGGTTGCTCGTCGTATGATTGCACATGCACTTGGCCAAAGAACCAGGCCAGCTAACGTAGAGATCCAACATGCAAATGCTGAGCAGTGTGAAGAACAATCCAAGGATGTAAATATCCCGTATAAGAAAGAAGGACTGACAAATTTGGGCAAGCAGATTTGTACAGAGGTTAAAACTCCCGCTACAAAATATCCAGGTTCAGGTGGTAAGCCCAAAAACAACACATCAAATGGCAGTAGATCACCACATATGAAGAAGAACACACCTAAAAACATCGATGGAACAGGTTCATCGACACCAGTGAAAACAGACGTGAAGGTTCACAAAGATAGTATTCGTGAAGAACATATTGGTGCTGCTAAGAGAATATTTGCCAATGCTCTAGGATTTGCAAGAGAAGGGAATCCGAAATAA
- the LOC101259635 gene encoding uncharacterized protein isoform X2, producing MEETLVNFLLDDTSSDGILELEPTNPYNRLLLHRLADIFGFSHQSVGEGEERHLVLERCSDTSIPSILISDLLWQYDELQSPRTVDVIYRRKESSEGSKVEDTPIPIINLSLEEREEAYMAARKRIFSVDQGETRQCMKDRPQKDPTVARRMIAHALGQRTRPANVEIQHANAEQCEEQSKDVNIPYKKEGLTNLGKQICTEVKTPATKYPGSGGKPKNNTSNGSRSPHMKKNTPKNIDGTGSSTPVKTDVKVHKDSIREEHIGAAKRIFANALGFAREGNPK from the exons ATGGAGGAGACCCTAGTCAATTTCCTTCTCGATGATACCAG TTCTGATGGAATCTTGGAGCTTGAACCAACAAATCCATATAACCGCCTTCTCTTACATCGTCTGGCTGATATTTTTGG GTTttctcatcaatcagttggtgAAGGGGAAGAACGGCACTTGGTCTTGGAGCGTTGCTCAGATACATCAAT ACCTTCCATTCTCATTAGTGATCTCCTTTGGCAGTATGACGAACTCCAGTCTCCAAGGACTGTAGATGTGATatatagaagaaaagaaagttcAGAAG GGTCAAAGGTAGAAGACACACCAATACCAATCATTAACCTTTCGCTTGAGGAGAGGGAAGAAGCTTATATGGCTGCCCGGAAACGGATTTTTTCTGTTGATCAAGGCGAGACTAGACAATGTATGAAGGATAGACCTCAAAAAGATCCTACGGTTGCTCGTCGTATGATTGCACATGCACTTGGCCAAAGAACCAGGCCAGCTAACGTAGAGATCCAACATGCAAATGCTGAGCAGTGTGAAGAACAATCCAAGGATGTAAATATCCCGTATAAGAAAGAAGGACTGACAAATTTGGGCAAGCAGATTTGTACAGAGGTTAAAACTCCCGCTACAAAATATCCAGGTTCAGGTGGTAAGCCCAAAAACAACACATCAAATGGCAGTAGATCACCACATATGAAGAAGAACACACCTAAAAACATCGATGGAACAGGTTCATCGACACCAGTGAAAACAGACGTGAAGGTTCACAAAGATAGTATTCGTGAAGAACATATTGGTGCTGCTAAGAGAATATTTGCCAATGCTCTAGGATTTGCAAGAGAAGGGAATCCGAAATAA
- the LOC101259337 gene encoding UDP-glycosyltransferase 86A1 — translation MEPEENIKPHAIMIPVPLQGHIVQFINLAIKLASKGLTITFVNTHITHQRLMKAQSVSESSSDYNIFSEAQKSGLDIRYTTISDGFPLNFDRMGNHDQFMEGLFHVFSTHVDDLIGNLVNSNHNPPVSCLIADTFFVWPSVIAKKYDLLNISFFTEAALAFTSYYHMDLLTLNGHFGSQDNREDTIDYIPGVQAIEPGDLPSYIQDSEPWDTMHRYIFKSLEDARNADMIICNTVQELESSTISALQEKKPFYALGPVFPNGFTNNTTPTKSNLWMESDTTEWLNAKPKGSVMYISFGSLAKSSRQDILEMAHGLLLSRVSFIWVVRPDITWSLESNLLPERFEHDVKDRGLVVSWCNQIDVISHRAIGGFLTHCGWNSVLESSWCKVPMLCFPIFTDQFTNRKLVVREWKVGFDLSSGRILKRQEIAQKLDCFITEANQLRINLDKTRKKLEDALSENGSSGRNYKQLICDINSKIQQKKQE, via the exons ATGGAACCAGAAGAAAACATCAAACCTCATGCCATAATGATACCAGTACCACTACAAGGCCACATTGTACAATTCATCAATCTAGCAATAAAGCTTGCATCAAAGGGTCTCACCATAACTTTTGTCAATACACATATAACTCATCAAAGGTTGATGAAAGCTCAATCAGTCTCTGAAAGCTCATCGGATTACAACATTTTCTCCGAGGCACAGAAGTCTGGCCTTGACATACGTTACACAACGATAAGTGATGGTTTCCCACTGAATTTCGATAGGATGGGGAACCATGATCAATTCATGGAAGGGTTGTTCCATGTTTTCTCAACACATGTAGATGATCTTATTGGAAATCTCGTCAACTCTAACCATAATCCTCCAGTTTCCTGCTTAATCGCGGACACTTTCTTTGTCTGGCCATCAGTAATCGCGAAGAAATATGATCTCCTCAACATATCATTCTTTACTGAAGCAGCTCTGGCATTCACAAGTTACTATCATATGGACCTCTTAACACTAAATGGTCACTTTGGTTCCCAAG ATAATCGTGAGGACACGATAGATTACATACCAGGCGTTCAAGCTATTGAGCCAGGGGATCTTCCTTCGTACATTCAAGATTCCGAGCCATGGGATACAATGCATCGATACATATTTAAGTCACTTGAAGATGCAAGGAACGCGGATATGATCATTTGCAACACAGTACAAGAGTTAGAGTCGTCAACAATATCAGCTCTACAAGAGAAGAAGCCATTCTATGCATTAGGACCAGTTTTCCCAAATGGCTTCACGAATAACACCACTCCAACGAAGTCGAACCTATGGATGGAATCAGACACTACCGAGTGGCTAAACGCTAAACCAAAAGGTTCTGTTATGTACATTTCATTTGGGAGTCTTGCAAAAAGTAGTAGACAAGATATTCTTGAAATGGCTCATGGACTTTTACTTAGCAGAGTTAGCTTTATTTGGGTGGTTCGTCCCGATATTACATGGTCATTAGAAAGTAATCTTTTGCCAGAAAGATTTGAACACGACGTAAAAGACAGAGGATTAGTAGTGTCATGGTGTAACCAAATTGATGTGATTTCACATCGAGCTATCGGAGGATTCTTGACACATTGCGGATGGAATTCAGTTTTGGAGAGTAGTTGGTGCAAAGTTCCAATGTTGTGTTTTCCAATATTTACTGATCAATTTACAAACAGGAAATTGGTAGTCAGGGAGTGGAAGGTTGGCTTTGATCTTAGCAGTGGAAGAATACTCAAAAGACAGGAAATTGCACAGAAATTAGACTGTTTCATCACTGAAGCTAATCAGTTAAGGATCAATCTAGACAAAACGAGGAAGAAGCTCGAAGATGCATTATCCGAAAACGGATCTTCAGGAAGGAACTACAAACAATTAATCTGTGATATCAACTCCAAAATTCAGCAGAAAAAGCAAGAGTAA
- the LOC101259047 gene encoding protein RESISTANCE TO PHYTOPHTHORA 1, chloroplastic, whose product MNLATTMSASVLNYQILKFFPPQKNGFLRSPLIRGKSCRFCVSASSNELNKQVIEDPKEEIQVKSDGVIVNSTEEDEEERSGENSTSTGPSTVLDNKELKKAVLKTASTFAPRASTATKNPAKPGTVLYTVFEVQAYASMLIGGALSFNLIFPSTEPDIWRLMGMWSIWMFTIPSLRARDCSKDEKEALNYLFLLVPLLNVAIPFFLKSFAVVWSADTVAFLGMYAWKLGWLQKEQ is encoded by the exons ATGAATTTAGCTACTACAATGTCAGCATCAGTTTTAAATTaccaaatcttgaaatttttccCACCACAGAAAAATGGGTTCTTGAGATCTCCATTGATTAGAGGAAAAAGTTGCAGATTTTGTGTTTCTGCAAGTTCAAATGAGTTGAATAAACAAGTAATTGAAGACCCAAAAGAGGAGATTCAAGTAAAAAGTGATGGGGTTATTGTTAATAGTACTGAGGAGGATGAGGAAGAAAGAAGTGGGGAAAATTCTACTTCTACTGGTCCTAGTACTGTTCTTGATAATAAGGAACTCAAAAAG GCTGTCCTAAAAACTGCTTCAACCTTTGCACCAAGGGCTTCCACTGCTACGAAAAACCCTGCGAAACCTGGAACTGTTTTATACACTGTTTTTGAAGTGCAAGCCTATGCTTCAATGTTGATAGGTGGAGCTCTGTCCTTCAATCTCATATTTCCGTCAACTGAACCTGACATCTGGAGACTAATGGGAATGTGGTCCATATGGATGTTTA CTATACCTTCCCTTCGGGCTCGAGACTGCTCGAAGGATGAGAAAGAAGCTCTCAATTATCTTTTTCTCCTAGTTCCCTTGCTTAATGTTGCAATTCCGTTCTTCTTAAAGTCATTTGCTGTCGTTTGGTCAGCGGATACTGTAGCATTTCTGGGGATGTATGCTTGGAAg CTCGGATGGCTACAGAAAGAGCAATGA
- the LOC101256778 gene encoding probable serine/threonine-protein kinase PBL25 → MSCLPCFKKKTESSEDDVPVAQSKGISTTPPNPAEPFHKGDNAGGNVNSNAKTYTFRELASATKNFKQECLIGEGGFGRVFKGTIQGGEIVAVKQLDRSGTQGNQEFIVEVSKLTLLKHQNLVNLLGYCADGDQRILVYEYMPMGCLNDHLLDLEEDKKPLGWLSRMKIALGAANGLEYLHETTNPPIIYRDLKGTNILLDKDFNPRLSDYGLSKLAGGGSRTNMSPMMMGTGYCAPEFEKNGEHTLKSDVYCFGIVLLELITGRRAVDTTRPADEQNLVAWAQPYFKDPKKFHELADPRLGKSFPVKGLNQAVGVTAMCLQDEPMVRPLIGDVVAALTFLTMPQPDDPIPSSPPAPTPTSNNEDQASSENEDQDYSDDEDQGYSDEEYEDSENDEQNDEKVHDKQRSQKVSDKRKSQKNRDSQEDEKASSEYGYGSASGSSEYEDSGDGEKPKITAKSAKYASHSRHKSKVKSRTKSTNSGTSNR, encoded by the exons ATGAGTTGCCTCCCCTGCTTCAAGAAAAAAACCGAATCGTCGGAGGACGATGTGCCGGTTGCTCAATCTAAAGGAATCTCAACCACGCCACCAAATCCTG CTGAACCATTTCACAAAGGCGACAATGCTGGTGGAAACGTTAACAGTAATGCTAAAACTTACACATTCCGCGAGCTCGCGAGTGCAACAAAGAATTTCAAGCAAGAATGCCTGATAGGTGAAGGTGGATTTGGAAGAGTGTTCAAGGGAACAATTCAAGGTGGAGAG ATTGTGGCAGTGAAGCAACTAGACAGAAGTGGAACACAAGGAAATCAAGAGTTCATTGTTGAGGTCTCAAAGTTGACTCTCCTTAAGCACCAAAATCTGGTCAATCTCCTTGGATATTGTGCTGATGGTGATCAGAGGATTTTGGTCTACGAATATATGCCAATGGGTTGCCTAAACGATCATCTGCTTG ATCTCGAAGAGGATAAAAAGCCACTAGGTTGGCTATCAAGAATGAAGATAGCTTTAGGTGCTGCTAATGGACTCGAGTATCTACACGAAACGACCAATCCACCGATAATTTATCGCGATTTGAAAGGCACAAACATTCTATTGGATAAAGATTTTAATCCTAGACTTTCAGATTATGGTCTTTCTAAGCTTGCAGGTGGAGGGAGTAGGACAAATATGTCACCGATGATGATGGGAACTGGTTATTGTGCTCCGGAGTTTGAAAAAAATGGTGAACACACTTTGAAGTCAGATGTATATTGTTTTGGAATTGTTTTGCTTGAACTTATAACAGGACGTCGAGCAGTGGATACTACAAGGCCAGCAGATGAGCAAAACTTAGTTGCTTGG GCACAACCTTATTTCAAGGATCCAAAGAAGTTCCATGAATTGGCTGACCCGCGTCTTGGGAAGAGTTTTCCTGTCAAAGGTTTAAATCAAGCAGTTGGGGTTACAGCAATGTGTCTTCAAGACGAACCAATGGTTCGTCCTTTGATTGGTGATGTTGTGGCTGCTCTTACTTTTCTTACAATGCCCCAGCCAGATGATCCTATTCCCAGTTCACCTCCAGCTCCAACCCCAACGTCAAATAATGAAGATCAAGCGAGTTCCGAAAATGAGGACCAAGATTATTCAGATGATGAGGATCAGGGTTATTCTGATGAGGAGTATGAAGATAGTGAAAATGACGaacaaaatgatgaaaaagtCCATGACAAACAACGCTCTCAAAAAGTTAGTGACAAACGAAAGTCTCAAAAAAATCGTGACAGTCAAGAGGATGAGAAAGCAAGTTCAGAATATGGATATGGAAGTGCATCAGGATCTTCGGAATATGAGGACAGTGGAGATGGagaaaaaccaaaaataacaGCAAAATCTGCAAAATACGCTTCGCATTCAAGACATAAAAGCAAGGTGAAATCTCGCACTAAAAGTACCAACTCAGGTACATCCAACAGATAA
- the LOC101257375 gene encoding putative F-box protein PP2-B12 → MAVEIGRSSGGGGGDICHLPEGCIANVLSLTSPRDASRLSVVGTVFRSAGESDAVWDRFLPSDYRDIISRSSDGPESFNVGSKKELYLYLCDHPFFIDGGTKSFSLEKQSGKKCYMLAARSLAIIWADTPRYWRWIPLPESRFPEVAELLDVCWFDISGKINTSMLSPDTNYAAYFVFTTKSRTYGFDHQSAEGAVGISGHERKPQTVFLDPEAARRHMYQIVPRRSGLLSQMADMLRGGVNPPPPENDAQARYPQQRSDGWIEVELGEFFVKRGQDVELEISLTEVKEGNWKSGLVVEGIEIRPKEG, encoded by the exons ATGGCGGTGGAAATTGGACGTAGCTCCGGTGGTGGCGGTGGTGATATCTGCCACCTGCCGGAAGGTTGCATAGCCAACGTACTATCATTGACGAGTCCGAGAGATGCGAGTAGGTTATCGGTGGTCGGTACGGTTTTCCGGTCGGCTGGTGAATCTGACGCCGTTTGGGACCGGTTTTTGCCGTCGGATTACCGTGATATTATTTCCCGGTCTAGTGATGGACCGGAATCGTTCAATGTCGGTTCTAAGAAAGAGCTTTATCTCTATCTATGTGATCATCCTTTCTTCATCGACGGTGGGACTAAG AGCTTCTCATTGGAGAAGCAGAGTGGAAAGAAATGCTACATGTTAGCTGCGAGGTCGCTAGCAATTATTTGGGCTGACACACCACGGTATTGGAGATGGATCCCCCTTCCTGAGTCCAG GTTCCCAGAGGTTGCTGAGCTTCTTGACGTGTGCTGGTTTGATATTTCTGGCAAGATAAACACCTCTATGCTATCCCCTGACACCAACTACGCAGCCTACTTTGTGTTCACAACGAAATCCAGGACCTACGGTTTTGATCACCAAAGTGCAGAGGGTGCAGTAGGGATTTCAGGGCATGAAAGGAAACCGCAGACAGTATTCTTGGATCCAGAGGCAGCACGTAGGCACATGTACCAAATCGTTCCAAGAAGATCGGGACTGCTTAGCCAGATGGCTGATATGCTGAGAGGAGGAGTGAATCCTCCTCCTCCAGAAAACGATGCACAAGCACGATACCCACAACAGAGAAGTGACGGATGGATAGAAGTCGAGTTGGGAGAATTCTTTGTCAAGAGAGGGCAAGACGTTGAACTCGAGATAAGCTTGACAGAGGTGAAGGAAGGTAACTGGAAAAGTGGCTTGGTTGTTGAAGGGATTGAAATCAGGCCTAAGGAAGGGTAA
- the LOC101255995 gene encoding probable nucleolar protein 5-2, producing the protein MLVLFETPAGFALFKVLDEGKLSKVEDLSKEFTTSDSARKVVKLKAFSKFENTSEALSAATLLIDSKPSKGLRKFLKAHCDGETLGIADSKLGNAIKEKLQIECVHNNVVMELMRGLRSQLTELISGLATQDLAPMSLGLSHSLSRYKLKFSPDKVDTMIVQAIGLLDDLDKELNTYAMRVREWYGWHFPELAKIVQDNILYAKAVKLMGDRVNAAKLDFSEILPEEVEAELKEAAMISMGTEVSDLDLENIKDLCSQVLSFSEYRAQLYDYLKSRMNTIAPNLTALVGELVGARLIAHGGSLTNLAKQPGSTVQILGAEKALFRALKTKHATPKYGLIYHASLIGQAAPKHKGKIARSLASKASLAIRYDALGDGQDNTMGLENRVKLEARLRALEGKELGKSAGSAKGKPKIEAYDKDRKKGAGALITPAKVYNPSADAVLGCIDNEEQKMSVEETGTKKEKKKKKHAATEENVEVEKSKKKKRKHSDDDDESETADKKKEKKQKKKKTEE; encoded by the exons GTTGTCAAATTGAAAGCTTTCTCTAAGTTTGAGAACACTTCAGAAGCACTCTCAGCAGCAACTTTATTGATAGATAGCAAGCCTAGCAAAGGACTTCGAAAGTTTTTGAAAGCGCACTGTGATGGTGAAACACTGGGTATTGCTGATTCAAAACTTGGTAATGCGATTAAAGAGAAACTG CAAATTGAATGTGTTCACAATAATGTTGTGATGGAATTGATGAGAGGGTTGAGAAGTCAGTTAACTGAACTCATATCTGGTCTGGCCACTCAAGACTTGGCTCCAATGAGCTTGGGTTTGTCTCACAGTCTTTCAAGATACAAGCTGAAATTTAGTCCTGACAAG GTGGATACAatgattgtccaggccattggTTTGTTGGATGATCTTGATAAAGAGCTGAACACCTATGCAATGAGGGTACGAGAATGGTATGGCTGGCATTTTCCTGAGCTCGCAAAGATTGTACAAGATAACATCCTTTATGCTAAGGCGGTTAAGTTGATGGGTGACCGTGTCAATGCTGCAAAGCTTGATTTCTCTGAG ATACTTCCAGAAGAGGTTGAggctgaattgaaagaggcAGCCATGATTTCAATGGGAACTGAAGTCAGTGATCTTGATCTGGAGAATATTAAAGATTTATGCAGCCAAGTCCTGTCCTTCTCTGAGTACCGGGCTCAGTTGTATGATTATTTGAAGAGCAGAATGAATACCATTGCGCCAAATCTTACAGCTCTAGTGGGAGAACTTGTTGGAGCTCGCCTTATTGCGCATGGTGGCAGCTTGACAAATCTTGCGAAACAACCTGGAAGTACAGTACAGATACTTGGTGCAGAAAAGGCGCTCTTTAGAGCTTTAAAGACGAAGCATGCTACTCCCAAGTACGGGCTTATATATCACGCGTCTTTGATCGGTCAGGCAGCTCCAAAACACAAGGGTAAAATCGCAAGATCTCTTGCCAGTAAAGCTTCTTTAGCAATTCGATATGATGCTCTTGGAGATGGCCAAGATAATACAATGGGTTTGGAGAATCGGGTCAAG CTCGAAGCACGATTAAGAGCTTTAGAAGGCAAAGAGTTGGGTAAATCAGCTGGTTCTGCTAAAGGGAAACCTAAAATCGAAGCTTATGACAAGGATCGTAAGAAGGGTGCTGGAGCATTAATAACACCAGCTAAG GTTTACAATCCTTCTGCTGATGCTGTTCTTGGTTGTATCGACAACGAGGAGCAAAAGATGAGTGTAGAAGAAACGGGGacgaagaaggagaagaagaaaaagaagcatGCTGCTACTGAAGAAAATGTTGAAGTTGAAAAaagcaagaaaaagaagagaaaacatagtgatgatgatgatgaaagtGAAACTGCtgataaaaagaaagagaaaaagcaaaagaagaagaaaactgaAGAATAA